One genomic segment of Chloroflexota bacterium includes these proteins:
- a CDS encoding monovalent cation/H+ antiporter subunit D family protein (subunit D of antiporter complex involved in resistance to high concentrations of Na+, K+, Li+ and/or alkali; contains an oxidoreductase domain; catalyzes the transfer of electrons from NADH to ubiquinone) codes for MTTAFDSPLPVLAVAAPLIGGLLVAASGRRPNLREAWTLLASLATIALVTAMLPKTLDGRHAQSVLFDLIPGVPIALRADAAGMLFALLAAVLWLATSLYSIGYMRALEERKQTRYYCAFALSISSALGVALADNLLTFVLFYELLSIVTYPLVIHHETPEALRAGRKYLFYTLSGGLALIGAVAWAYASGLDIAFRPDGAFSSAAASDATLWGLFALLSFGVGVKAAVMPLHSWLPSAMVAPTPVSALLHAVAVVKAGAFGFVRVIGFVFGVGLLKEMGAWGVLAGFAGATLIISSLLALRIDHLKRRLAYSTISHLSYIVLGTALLGPAAWTGALLHIVAHGFTKITLFFCAGAIHVTVHKDRVSELKGIGRQMPLTMGAFTIASLGMIGMPPLTLFASKWFLGTGAVEQGQEVFLFLYLIGGLLAAGYLLPIVARAYLWRSPHFASFREAPRLMLVPLLATAALTIIWGLAPDLPFHFLELSRGVARAVTGGAP; via the coding sequence ATGACGACCGCGTTCGATTCACCCCTCCCCGTTCTGGCCGTGGCGGCGCCCCTCATCGGCGGCCTGCTTGTTGCCGCCTCCGGCCGCAGGCCCAACCTCCGGGAAGCATGGACCCTTCTCGCAAGCCTCGCCACCATTGCCCTCGTCACTGCGATGCTCCCGAAGACGCTGGACGGCAGGCACGCCCAATCGGTGCTCTTCGATCTCATCCCCGGTGTGCCCATCGCCCTCCGGGCCGATGCTGCGGGCATGCTCTTCGCCCTCCTGGCCGCTGTCCTCTGGCTTGCCACGTCGCTCTACTCCATCGGGTACATGCGGGCTTTGGAGGAGCGCAAGCAGACTCGCTACTACTGCGCCTTTGCCCTAAGCATCTCTTCTGCACTGGGGGTCGCCCTCGCGGACAACCTCCTCACGTTCGTCCTCTTCTATGAGCTGTTGAGCATCGTGACCTACCCTCTTGTGATCCACCATGAGACGCCTGAAGCCCTGCGCGCAGGCAGGAAATACCTGTTCTATACCCTGTCCGGCGGCCTTGCCCTCATCGGTGCCGTTGCCTGGGCCTATGCCTCCGGGCTGGACATCGCCTTCCGCCCGGACGGCGCCTTCTCCTCAGCGGCCGCAAGCGATGCGACGCTCTGGGGGCTCTTTGCCCTTCTGTCCTTTGGTGTGGGCGTCAAGGCCGCCGTCATGCCCCTCCATAGCTGGCTTCCATCGGCAATGGTCGCGCCGACGCCTGTCAGCGCGCTGCTCCACGCCGTGGCCGTGGTGAAGGCCGGGGCCTTCGGGTTCGTCCGCGTCATCGGCTTCGTCTTCGGCGTCGGTCTGTTGAAGGAGATGGGCGCATGGGGCGTTCTTGCCGGCTTTGCGGGAGCCACCTTAATTATCAGTTCCCTGCTGGCGCTCAGGATAGACCATCTCAAGCGCCGGCTCGCCTACTCAACCATCAGCCATCTCTCCTACATCGTCCTTGGGACAGCCCTCCTAGGCCCCGCGGCCTGGACCGGTGCGCTGCTGCACATCGTGGCCCACGGCTTCACCAAGATCACCCTCTTCTTCTGCGCGGGCGCGATCCACGTTACCGTCCACAAAGACCGCGTGAGCGAGCTTAAGGGCATCGGCAGGCAGATGCCGCTGACTATGGGCGCCTTTACCATCGCGAGCCTTGGGATGATCGGCATGCCGCCGCTGACCCTCTTCGCCAGCAAGTGGTTCCTGGGGACGGGCGCGGTGGAGCAGGGCCAGGAAGTCTTCCTCTTCCTCTATCTTATCGGCGGACTGCTGGCGGCGGGCTACCTTTTGCCTATCGTCGCCCGGGCCTACCTCTGGCGGTCGCCTCATTTCGCCTCCTTCAGGGAGGCGCCGCGTTTGATGCTCGTTCCCCTGTTGGCCACTGCGGCTCTGACCATCATTTGGGGGCTGGCGCCTGATCTGCCCTTCCACTTCCTGGAACTCTCCAGGGGTGTGGCGCGCGCTGTCACGGGCGGTGCCCCATGA
- a CDS encoding Na(+)/H(+) antiporter subunit D codes for MNSIPPGLILLIGAVCVLLVPSRARSFVFLAFAVLVSVQLFFVLDTGDTVEWHWLGFTINPLRVDKLSLIFGYVFGLMAILGGIYAFHIRSRGAHAAALASGAAALGVVFAGDLLTLVLAWEAMALASAYLVSTGGTLRARGAAVRYLFVHLTGGAVLLSGILWHLGSGGGLAFNAFDGGTAAWLILIGFAVNAAIPPLHAWLADAYPESSVTGTVFLSAFTTKTAVYVLVRGFPGFDILVPFGVAMALYGVIFAMLQNDIRRLLAYHIISQVGFMVAAVGIGTETGINGAAAHAFVHVIYKGLLLMGAGAVLYATGKSRMSDLGGLSSRSMRAAFLLYLVGGLSISAFPLFSGFAGKSLVITAAEDEHMGWAVFLLYGASVGTFLSTTLKLPYFTWFNSHAADRRSQARPLPPGILVAMTLAAFISIAIGIYPSLLYDRLPFPVDYEPYTAAHVVSSLGFMAFTVLGFWLFLEAFCPHAGVVLDVDWLYRKAERPVRRLVLEPVAGLFTISQVGADRLAGFATRLLADPGAVAATRLVPVGIAISLVLVVAGVTVAWSLLR; via the coding sequence ATGAATAGCATCCCACCAGGCCTCATCCTGCTTATCGGCGCCGTCTGCGTCCTTCTCGTGCCCTCACGGGCGCGTTCGTTCGTCTTCCTGGCCTTCGCGGTGCTGGTCAGCGTCCAGCTCTTCTTTGTTCTGGACACCGGAGACACTGTGGAGTGGCATTGGCTTGGCTTCACCATCAATCCGCTCCGCGTGGATAAGCTCAGCCTCATCTTTGGCTATGTCTTCGGCCTCATGGCGATTTTGGGAGGCATCTACGCCTTCCATATCCGCAGCCGCGGCGCTCACGCCGCCGCTCTCGCCTCGGGGGCCGCGGCGCTCGGAGTCGTCTTCGCGGGCGATTTGCTGACCCTCGTCCTTGCCTGGGAGGCGATGGCCTTGGCCTCGGCCTACCTGGTGAGCACCGGCGGGACGCTCCGCGCCCGTGGCGCGGCGGTTCGCTATCTCTTTGTCCACCTGACGGGAGGTGCCGTCCTGCTTTCGGGCATCCTCTGGCACCTCGGCTCCGGCGGCGGCCTCGCCTTCAACGCCTTTGATGGGGGAACAGCGGCCTGGCTTATCCTGATAGGTTTTGCCGTGAACGCCGCGATCCCACCCCTGCACGCCTGGCTTGCCGATGCCTATCCTGAGTCCAGCGTCACCGGCACCGTTTTCTTGAGCGCCTTTACCACCAAGACCGCTGTCTATGTGCTCGTCCGCGGCTTCCCCGGCTTCGATATCCTCGTTCCCTTCGGCGTCGCGATGGCTCTCTACGGCGTTATTTTCGCCATGCTGCAGAATGACATCCGGAGATTGCTTGCCTATCACATCATCAGCCAGGTCGGCTTCATGGTGGCGGCGGTCGGCATCGGTACGGAGACCGGCATCAACGGCGCGGCTGCCCATGCATTTGTCCATGTTATCTATAAAGGCCTTCTGCTGATGGGCGCGGGCGCTGTGCTCTACGCCACGGGCAAGTCTCGCATGTCCGATCTGGGCGGTCTTTCGAGCAGAAGCATGCGTGCCGCCTTTCTCCTCTATCTGGTCGGCGGTCTTTCGATCTCGGCCTTTCCTCTCTTCAGCGGCTTTGCAGGCAAGTCACTCGTCATCACTGCAGCCGAAGATGAGCATATGGGGTGGGCTGTCTTTCTCCTCTATGGCGCCTCCGTCGGCACATTCCTGAGCACTACCCTGAAGCTTCCCTATTTCACCTGGTTCAATAGCCATGCCGCCGATCGGCGGAGCCAGGCGCGTCCGTTGCCCCCCGGCATCTTGGTCGCCATGACCCTTGCGGCGTTCATCAGCATCGCGATAGGCATCTATCCCAGCCTGCTGTATGACCGCCTGCCCTTCCCCGTCGACTACGAGCCGTACACCGCCGCTCACGTTGTCTCCTCCCTGGGCTTCATGGCCTTCACTGTCCTTGGATTCTGGCTCTTCTTGGAAGCGTTCTGCCCGCACGCCGGCGTCGTCCTTGATGTTGATTGGCTCTATCGGAAAGCGGAGCGCCCGGTGCGGAGACTGGTGCTGGAGCCGGTGGCAGGCCTTTTTACGATTAGCCAGGTCGGGGCAGACCGGCTTGCCGGCTTCGCCACCAGGCTGCTCGCGGACCCGGGAGCCGTTGCCGCGACACGGCTCGTGCCGGTTGGCATCGCCATTTCCCTGGTCTTGGTGGTGGCGGGTGTCACAGTAGCCTGGAGTCTCCTTCGCTGA
- a CDS encoding amidohydrolase, translating into MPSTDLLLTNARVLTCDPSRPAASAVALTGDRIAWVGEAQEAARLLSPARTLDCQGKTLLPGFIDAHIHLFAYAADLQGVDCSPRAVRSIADILAAIRRRAAELPRGAWIRAWGFEDFHLAERRPPTGKELDAAAPHHPVKLTHRSGHASVLNSLALAQLGITNDTPEPEGATIERDPATGDLTGYLLEMEHLLSGRAPAQSSESIEASLLAAERRLLSYGVTSIHEATPTRAFEHWQRFAALKGRGRLPLRIYKMFAPADLPELLKRDMSFGSGDPGLSVGAIKMMLNETGERLLPAQEILEEQVYAAHSAGFQAAFHAAEERGVQAALEAVEKAVRRSAQEAADIASLGMRVHDHRHRVEHCGICPPPLAHRLAKAAILVVTQPAFIAAHGERYLAQIPQDKQAWLYAVKSLQDAGVRLAFGSDCPIVSPEPLRGIAAAVTRTADSGRTVGAREAVSLEAALTAYTRGAAYASADESLKGVIAQDLLADLVLMSEDLSRTPVARLADVTVEKTILGGSIVWER; encoded by the coding sequence ATGCCTTCCACCGACCTCCTCCTCACCAACGCCCGCGTCCTTACCTGCGACCCCTCGCGCCCCGCCGCCTCCGCCGTCGCCCTCACCGGCGACCGCATCGCCTGGGTCGGCGAGGCACAGGAGGCCGCCCGCCTCCTCTCCCCCGCCCGGACCCTCGATTGCCAAGGGAAGACACTCCTTCCCGGCTTCATAGACGCCCATATCCACCTCTTCGCCTATGCCGCCGATCTCCAGGGCGTTGACTGCTCTCCCCGCGCCGTGCGCTCCATCGCCGATATCCTCGCCGCTATCCGGCGGCGCGCTGCGGAGCTTCCTCGCGGTGCTTGGATCCGCGCCTGGGGCTTTGAGGACTTCCACCTTGCCGAACGCCGCCCGCCCACCGGGAAGGAGCTGGACGCCGCTGCGCCGCATCACCCGGTGAAGCTCACCCACCGCTCCGGCCACGCCTCGGTGCTCAATAGCCTGGCCCTTGCCCAACTTGGCATAACGAACGATACGCCGGAGCCTGAAGGCGCCACTATCGAGCGCGACCCGGCGACGGGCGATCTGACCGGCTACCTCCTAGAGATGGAACATCTCCTCAGCGGCCGCGCTCCCGCCCAATCATCTGAGTCGATCGAGGCGAGCCTCCTCGCCGCCGAGCGCCGCCTCCTCTCCTACGGCGTCACCTCCATCCATGAGGCCACGCCCACCCGCGCCTTCGAACATTGGCAGCGCTTCGCCGCCTTGAAGGGGCGTGGCCGCCTGCCCCTGCGCATCTACAAGATGTTCGCGCCTGCCGATCTCCCCGAGCTGCTCAAGCGCGATATGTCCTTCGGCTCAGGCGATCCCGGGCTCAGCGTCGGCGCGATCAAGATGATGCTGAATGAAACGGGAGAGCGCCTCTTGCCGGCACAGGAGATCCTTGAGGAGCAGGTCTACGCTGCCCACAGCGCAGGCTTCCAGGCGGCCTTCCACGCCGCCGAAGAGCGCGGCGTCCAGGCCGCCCTTGAGGCGGTCGAGAAGGCCGTCCGGCGCTCCGCCCAGGAGGCCGCTGATATCGCATCCCTGGGCATGCGCGTTCACGATCACCGCCACCGCGTCGAGCACTGCGGCATCTGCCCGCCGCCCCTGGCGCATCGCCTCGCCAAGGCCGCCATCCTCGTCGTCACCCAGCCGGCCTTCATCGCCGCCCACGGCGAGCGGTACCTGGCGCAGATTCCCCAGGATAAACAGGCGTGGCTCTACGCCGTAAAAAGCCTGCAGGATGCGGGCGTCCGGCTCGCCTTCGGCTCTGACTGCCCCATCGTCTCTCCCGAGCCGTTGCGAGGCATCGCCGCCGCCGTCACGCGCACGGCCGATTCCGGACGCACCGTCGGCGCCAGGGAGGCCGTCTCCCTAGAGGCGGCGCTCACCGCCTACACCCGCGGCGCCGCCTACGCCTCCGCCGATGAATCGCTCAAGGGCGTCATTGCCCAAGACCTCCTCGCCGACCTCGTCCTCATGAGCGAAGACCTCTCCCGCACTCCTGTAGCCCGCCTCGCCGACGTGACGGTGGAAAAGACCATCCTCGGCGGCTCCATCGTCTGGGAACGCTAA